The genomic DNA ACTCATGCTTATAGAGGAAATCTTAAATATTCTGCGTTGATATCTTTTTTTGAGGATCTGTCAAAGATTCCAGGTTACTCTCTATGGATAAGTATATGGATTGGAGTAATCTGAGTGTTTCTTCATCAGGACTCCACATTCCGCGATCCACCGCTTCAAGCAATCTGCCAGACATATGTATGAGTGCATAAGGATTATCTTCCGATAACCATTCCCGGCAGGACTCATCAAAGAGAAATGTTTCAGCAAGTGACTGGTACTGCCATTCTTCAAGAACGTCAGCAGTAGCATCCCATCCAAAAGCAAAATCAAAAAGGTAAGTTAATTCCTGTGCCCCCCTATACCGGTGAGGTTTCAGACCTTCCAGCCATTTTGGATTCTGAATTCGACTTCTAAACAGAAATTTACTTTCTTCTTCAATCGTCCGGATGACCGGTTTATCAGGATCAGAACTATCCCCCACAAACGAAACCGGATCTTTTTCTCCATACGCTTTGGTAACCGCAATCATACCTCCATGATACATGAAATCATCATCATTATCTAATATATCAAGTTCTCGCGAATTGTGGTTTTTTACTGTTACATCAAGTTTGGAGAGAAGAGTTTTGAAAAGATCCTTCATAACCTCCCCTTTATATTTACGCCCATATGCATGACCGCCCCAGTCAAGATAAGTATCTGCAAGATCCTGCTTTTTTTCCCATCCGGATGTAATAATTTTATCTGCAACTCCTGCTCCATATGTTCCCGGAGGGCAGCCAAAAATCCTGATAAGTGCCCGCGATCTGGCCTCTTCTGGATCCATTCCATTTTTCAGTGATTCAAGCAGGGATTTACGAAGATGAGATGCAAGATAATTTTCTTCATCCTTTTCATCAAGGGTTGCAATCATCTCAACTCCTTCATCAATCAAATCGACAAGACCGGGAAAAACATCACGAAAGAGGCCGGTTATCCGAAGAGTAACATCTATCCGTGGCCTTTTCAGATCCGATAATGGAATAATTTCAAGACCTGTAACTCGTCCTCCATATGCTGACCAGAGAGGACGAAGACCCATAAGCCAGAGAAGGTATGCAATATCATCCCCTCCGGTTTTCATACTGTCGGTCGCAAAAATGACAATTCCAACATTTTCAGGATAAACACCTTCATCTTTGACGTACCGCTCAATCATCTGATTAGCCATCTTTTTTCCTATGGCAAAAGCAGCAGGTGTTGGGATTATCGCTGGGTCAATAGAGTAAAAATTCCTACCCGTGGGGAGGATGTGGGCATTTCCCCTGGTTGGAGGGCCTGATGGACCAGGAGGAACATACCTGCCATTGAGTCCGGATAGCAGGTTATTCATCTCATCGGTGGTCTGTTCAAGGTTAGGGACAATATTTTTACAAATCTTGTAAAGTGTTTCGTTCAGATCTGGATCATTGCATAAATCCCGTGTAATATCTGGTATTTTTTCAGGATTACATCCTGTAGCAACAATGCTTCGGATTATATCAAATGAAAGTGTATCGATATCATCGAGTAATGCACCATTCGGTTTTTGAAATAAATCGTTCCAACCGGAAGGGTTTTCCTGTAGTTCGGAAAGAACAAGGCCCATAGATTTTCCAATGGATTCACGAAGTGAGGGTATTGATCCATTTTTAATTCTTGTCAGAGCGTAGAGCATTTCAGAAAATCTCTCTCCCTGAGGACAAAAACCATAAATGTGAAGGCCATCCTTGATTAAAGAATCCCTGGCCGTACATAGATAATCATACATTGATCCCAGCGATACTGCCAGATTCTCTGGGGCTGACAGAGAGATCTGAAGATCAGAAGCAAGGTTTGTCTCTTCAACCAATATTTGAATTTCTTTTAGGATTTCAGATGCTTTTACGTCATCGCGGTTCTTTTCTGCACGGAAATACTCCTGGATATATACTGTGAGTTCCTCAAGATTACCATATCCTCCTGCACGAGTCATGGCAGGGATGAGGTGATCCAGGATAACTGCTGAAGATCGTCTCTTTGCCTGTATCCCCTCCCCTGGGTTATCAATAATATATGGATACAGGTGTGGAAGATCCTCAATCATCATATCCGGATAACATGTTGATGACAGCCCCACACTTTTACCTGGAAGCCATTCCAAGGTCCCATGGGTTCCCATGTGGATGATTGCTTGTGCTTTGTATCCTTCTTTGAGCCACCGGTAAAAAGCAAAGTACTGGTGGGGCATAACAATGTCAGTACTATGATAAACCGC from Methanospirillum hungatei JF-1 includes the following:
- the cobN gene encoding cobaltochelatase subunit CobN translates to MINLFYLGSGSGENRLLFEAAKNLRKESCNINVIQYCSEELDKNEEVFSYVLKEISSVDFIIINLHGSVPYFKKFPRLRETINSEKCPVFLISTIEEEMTEYRSWFPFSNDDYRQVYSYLHLGGLQNMRSLLLWVYVQIGKGDHSIPKPVQPPTHGIYHPGWYPDIQISEYRMFLPKSTLKAGILFWQNDYLSKSLAAVDLVISSLEEEGLDTVPVFCSSAPDPISGSPGISEIIRHYFMEDDKTTIDVLLIMMGFSQLSFSVSCSGETGIQPDNFFSSLGVPVLQLITTNQSYGEWSENIAGLSILEISSHVVWPEYDGQIISIPIACHEPDENSRKINGIEERTRKVAKMAKSWASLRRTPVCERRVAIILYQYGLANDCIGGAFGLDTPESVVQILHAMKNAGYDCGEILPASGQELIHLLLSGLTNTPECMDEGELLSKSADLVSRDEYLTWLSKIPEICSQKIIHDWGEPPGTILTAEKKVLIPGKMFGNIFIGLQPPRGFLEDADAVYHSTDIVMPHQYFAFYRWLKEGYKAQAIIHMGTHGTLEWLPGKSVGLSSTCYPDMMIEDLPHLYPYIIDNPGEGIQAKRRSSAVILDHLIPAMTRAGGYGNLEELTVYIQEYFRAEKNRDDVKASEILKEIQILVEETNLASDLQISLSAPENLAVSLGSMYDYLCTARDSLIKDGLHIYGFCPQGERFSEMLYALTRIKNGSIPSLRESIGKSMGLVLSELQENPSGWNDLFQKPNGALLDDIDTLSFDIIRSIVATGCNPEKIPDITRDLCNDPDLNETLYKICKNIVPNLEQTTDEMNNLLSGLNGRYVPPGPSGPPTRGNAHILPTGRNFYSIDPAIIPTPAAFAIGKKMANQMIERYVKDEGVYPENVGIVIFATDSMKTGGDDIAYLLWLMGLRPLWSAYGGRVTGLEIIPLSDLKRPRIDVTLRITGLFRDVFPGLVDLIDEGVEMIATLDEKDEENYLASHLRKSLLESLKNGMDPEEARSRALIRIFGCPPGTYGAGVADKIITSGWEKKQDLADTYLDWGGHAYGRKYKGEVMKDLFKTLLSKLDVTVKNHNSRELDILDNDDDFMYHGGMIAVTKAYGEKDPVSFVGDSSDPDKPVIRTIEEESKFLFRSRIQNPKWLEGLKPHRYRGAQELTYLFDFAFGWDATADVLEEWQYQSLAETFLFDESCREWLSEDNPYALIHMSGRLLEAVDRGMWSPDEETLRLLQSIYLSIESNLESLTDPQKKISTQNI